DNA from Oryzisolibacter sp. LB2S:
CGCACCGTGGCGAGGGCGCCAAAGCCGGCGCCCAGCACCGTGATGTGGGGGGCGGCATTTGTCGGGGCGTTCATGGCTGGGCTCCCGGCAGGGGGCGTTGTCCCGGCGCTGTGCACCTCATGTGCCGGGACAGGTCGAATGCGCGACCGAATAATGTCATTGAAATTGCTCCTTCAGCTTTATCCATCAAACGCTGGCAGCTATTAATATGAGAGTTAGTTGTCGCCAGGTGCCGACTGGCTCGCGCGGCGCAGCGCCGCCTCGTCCAGCCGCCCGGCGAGCTGCGCGAGCTGCAGCTCGGCGAGCAGCAGGCGGCTCATCGCCTGGGCCAGGGCCAGCTGCGTGGCGGCAAGGTCGTTGTCTGCGCCCAGCAGGTCGAGCAGGGTGCGGTGCCCCACCTCGTAGCCGGTGCGCGTGGCGTCCTGGCGCGCGCGGCTGGCCTGCAGGGCCTGCTGCAGCGCCTGCACCTGCTGCTCGCCGCTGCGCAGGCCCAGCCAGGTGGCGTGCACCTGGCGCGCGACCTGCTCGCGCGTGGCGTCCAGGCGCGCCTGGGCCTCGTTCCAGCGCGCCAGGCTTTCGTCCTCCTTGGCCGAGCGGTAGCCGCCCGTGTACAGCGGCACCGTGAGCTGCACGCCGAGCAGGGCGCGCCGGTCCTTGTTGCGCGCGCCGCTGCCGTAGTCGCCGCTGCCCGACAGGCGCTCCTGCGCGGCCTGGGCCACGAGCTCGAGCCGCGGCGCGGCGCTGGCGCGGTGCTTGTCGGCCTCGGCGCGCGCCAGGTCGGCGGCGAGCTGCTGCAGCCGTATGCCGGGATTGCCCGCGGCGGCTTGTTCCTGCCACAGCGCCAGGGCTTGCGCGGTGGGCTGCATGACCTGGGGGATATGCGCCACCAGGCCGGCGTCGGGCAGGCCCGTGCTGTCGGCCAGCCGGCGGCGCTGGATGTCGAGCTCGGCCTGCGCGGCCAGGCGCCGGGCGTCGAGCTGCGCCTCCTGCGCGCGGGCCTCGTGCACGGCGGTGATGGGGGCGGCGCCGAGGTCGAAGCGGTCCTGCGCCTCGGTGGCGGCCCGGCGCACGGCGTCCAGCTGGCCGTCTAACAGGCGCAGCGACTCCTGGGCCAGGGCCAGGTCCAGGTACTGGCCCGCGGTGCGCAGCATGGCCGCCTGCTGCGCGGCCTGCCATTGCAGCTCGCCCATGTCGGCCTGCAGGTGCAGTTGCTGCTGCTGGGCGCGGCGCTCGGGGTCGTAGAGCGGCTGGCTGGCCTGCAGCGCGATGCGCGTGGCCGTGCCGCCGTTGACGGAGGTGCCGAAGTCCACGCCATTGTTCGTGCCCATGCCCGGGGCGCTGAACTGCGCGCCGCGCATCTGGCTCTCGCCATGGCCCCAGCCGGCCGCGGTCGTCATGCCCAGGGTGGGGCGCCACAGGGCGTCGGCCTGGCGGCGCTGCGGCTCGGCCGCGCCATGGGCGGCGCGCGCCACGGCAAGCTCGCGGTCATGGCGCTCGGCCGCCTGCCAGGCCTGCAGCAGGTCGGTGGCGTGGGCGGCTGGTGCCATGGGCGCCAGCAGCAGGGCGGCGGCGAGTTTGAGGCCAAATATGGCCTTGGCGCTTGTGGGGCAAGCGCGAGCAGCTATGGTTTTTGTCATTGCGCCAGTCCTTGGCCACGCACCACGTCGACACGGTGGCGGTAGGCCACGAAGTACAGAATCGGGATGACCACGAGCGTGAGCAGCGTGGAGACGGCGATGCCGAAGATCAGCGAGATCGCCAGGCCGTTGAAGATCGGGTCGTCCAGGATGAAGAAGGCCCCGAGCATGGCCGCCAGGCCCGTGAGCATGATGGGCTGGGCGCGCGTGATGGCCGACTGCACGATGGCCTCCTTGAAGTCCATGCCGGCCTGCACCTGCAGGCGGATGAAGTCCACGAGCAGGATGGAGTTGCGCACGATGATGCCCGCCAGCGCGATCATGCCGATCATGCTGGTGGCCGTGTACTGCGCGCCCAGCAGGGCGTGGCCGGGCATGACGCCGATGATGGTGAGCGGTATCGGCGCCATGATGATGAGCGGCGTCAGGTACGAGCCAAAGTGCGCCACCACCAGCAGGTAGATCAGGACGAGGCCCACGCCATAGGCCGCGCCCATGTCGCGGAAGGTCTCGTAGGTGATCTGCCATTCGCCGTCCCACTTGAGGCTGTAGCCGCGGTAGGGGTCGCTGGGCAGGCTGACGAAGTATTCCTCCACCTTGCCGCCGTCGGGCGCGGTGATGTCGGCAATCGCCGAGCGCGCGGCGAACATGCCGTAGAGCGGGCTGTCCACCCGGCCCGCCATGTCGGCCACGACCAGGTTCACGGGCAGCAGGTCCTTGTGGAAGATGGGCTGCTCGCGCAGGCTGTCGGTCACGGTGACCAGCTCGCGAATCGCCACCGTCGCGCCCGTGGCGGTGCGCACGGGCAGCTGCAGCAGCTGGTCCAGGCTGCCATGCTGCTCGGCCGGCAGCTGCAGCAGCACGGGCGTGGGGTATTTGCTCGCGTCGCGCAGCCAGGTGACGTTCTCGCCCGACAGGCCCGCGTGCAGTGCCGTGGTGATGGTCGCCTGCGGCACGCCCATGAGCGCGGCCTTGCGCCGGTCCACGAGCACGAGCTTTCTGGGCGCGTCGGCAATCGCGCTGTCGTCCAGGTCCACGATGCCAGCCGTTTTTTGTAGCGCCTCGCGCACGTCCCGCGCCACCTTGCGCCGTCCATCGGCATCAGGGCCATAGATTTCGGCAACGATGGGGGAGAGCACGGGCGGGCCGGGCGGCACCTCCACCACCTTGACGTTGGCGCCGAGGCGCCGGCCGATGTCCTGCAGGGCAGGGCGCTCGCGCATGGCAATGGCGTGGCTCTGGTCCTTGCGCTCGTGCTTGTCCTTGAGGTTGACCTGGATGTCGCCCACCTCGCCGCCGCTCCTGAGGTCGTACTGGCGCACCAGGCCGTTGAAGTTGATGGGCCCGGCCGTGCCAGCGTAGGCCTGGTAGTCGGTGACCTCGGGCACGGTGGCCAGGTGCGCGCCGAGCTCGCGCAGCACGGCGGCCGTGCGCTCGGGCGGCGTGCCCGCGGGCATGTCCACGATCACCTGGAACTCGCTCTTGTTGTCGAACGGCAGCATCTTGAGCTGCACCCAGCCCAGCACCGGCAGCACCAGCGACACGCCGATCAGCCCGGCCACGGCGAGGCCCAGCAGGGCGCGGTGGCGTGCGCCGCGCTGGTCGTCGAGCAGCGGGCGGAAGATGCGCGTGAACAGCGGCGCGAGCTTTGCCGCCAGGCCCGTATGTTCCTGCGCCTGGCCGCCATGGCCCTTCATCCACAGCCGCGCCAGCCAGGGCGTGACGGTGAAGGCCACGGCCAGCGACAGCAGCATGCCCATGCTGGCGTTGATGGGGATGGGCGCCATGTACGGCCCCATGAGCCCGCTCACAAACGCCATGGGCAGCAGCGCGGCGATCACCGTGAAGGTGGCCAGAATCGTGGGCCCGCCGACCTCGTCCACCGCGCCCGGGATGAGCTGCAGCAGGGTCTTTTCAGGATGCAATGCCTGGTGGCGATGAATGTTTTCCACCACCACGATGGCGTCGTCCACCAGGATGCCGATGGAGAAGATCAGGGCGAACAGCGACACGCGGTTGAGCGTGAAGCCCCAGGCCCAGGAGGCGAACAGCGTGGCCGTCAGCGTCAGGCCCACGGCCACACCGACGATGAGCGCCTCGCGCCGGCCCAGGGCCACGAACACCAGCGCCACCACGCTGGCGGTGGCGAACAGCAGCTTCTGGATGAGCTTTTGCGCCTTGTCGTTGGCCGTGGCGCCATAGTCGCGCGTCTCGGCCACCCGCACGTCGGCGGGGATTACCGTGCCCTTGAGCTCGTCGACGCGCTGCATCACGGCGCGCGCCACGTCGATGGCATTGGCGCCCGCCTTCTTGGTCACGGCCAGCGTCACGGCCGGGTATTCCTCGGCCTGGCCGTCCTTGACCTGGGCATGCCAGACATAGCGCGTGGCGGGTGGCGGGCCGTCCTCCACGCTGGCCACGTCGCGCAGAAAGACGGGCTTGCCGCCGTGGCTGGTGACGACGATGTCGGCCACCTCCTGCGCATGGGCCAGGAACGGCCCGGCCTCCACGGCCACGGACTGGTTGGCCGAAAGCAGCTCGCCCACGGGCAGGCCCATGTTGGCCGACTGGAGCGCCTGGCGCAGCATGTCCACCGTCACGCCGCGGCCGGCCATGCGCGCGGCGTCGAGCTGCACGCGCACCGCGCGCCCCGGCCCGCCTATGGTGGTCACGGTGCGCGTGCCGGGCACGCGCATGAGCTCGGCCTCCATGCTGTGCGCCACGCGCTCGAGGGCAAACGCGCCCTGGTCCGCGTCCTGGCTGTAGAGCGTGAGCGTGACCACGGGCACATCGTCAATGCCCTTGGGGCGGATGATGGGCTCGAGCGCGCCCAGGCCGCGCGGCAGCCAGTCGGCATTGCTGCGCAGCGTGTCGTGCAGGCGCACCAGCGCGTCGTTGCGCTGCACGCCCACCTTGAACTGCACCGTGAGCGCGGCCACGCCGGGGCGCGAGACGCTCATCACATGCTCCACGCCCAGCATCTGCGACAGCACCTGCTCGGCGGGCGTGGCAATCATCTGCTCCACGTCCTGCGCCGAGGCGCCGGGGAAGGGCACGATGACGTTGGCCATGGTGACGTCGATCTGCGGTTCCTCCTCGCGCGGTGTGACGAGCACGGCAAACACGCCCAGCAGCAACGCCACCAGAGCCAGAAGCGGCGTGATTTGCGCCGCCTGGAAGGCCTGGGCAATGCGGCCGGAGATGCCCATGGAATGCTTTGGGGCGCCCATGTCAGCGCACCCTTGCCGCAGCCTGGGGCGACTGCGCCACCTGGTCGCCCGCGGCCAGGCCGCTCAAAACCTCGACCATCTCGCCCTGGGGCTGGCCCAGGCGCACCTGGCGCAGCTGGGGCCGGCCGTTGGCGCCGCGCACGTACACGCCCGTCATCTCGGCGCGGCGCACCACCGCGCTGGCGGGCACCAAGAGGCGCTGACCTGCGTCCTGCGCGCCGCCCTGCCACCACAGGCGCGCGAATGCGCCGGGCAGGGCGCCCGCCAGGTTCTCTGGCATATTGTTCGGCAGTGGCACGCGCACGGTGACGGTGTGGCTCAGCGGGTCGGCCGTGGGCAGCACCTGGATCTGCGCGGCGGCAATGTCCAGGCGCTGGCCGGCAAGCTCGACCTGCACGCCCGCGGCCTGGCCGAGCTGCTGCGCCTGCTGCTGGGTGAGGGCGGCGGCCACGCGCAGCTGCGCGGGGTCATACACCGACAGCAGCGGCCGGCCCGGCATGGCCATGTCGCCCAGCGCCACGGGCACGCTGGCCACCACGCCGGCATAGGGCGCCTTGAGCACAAAGAGGCCCGACTGCGTGGCCGCCACACCGGCCTGCGCCTGCAGCGCCTGCACCTGGGCCTGGGCCGCGCGCCATTGGGCCTCGGCGGCATCCAGCGCCGCCTGGCTGATGTAGCGCTTGGCAAACAGCTGCCTCTGGCGCTCGTACTCCTTGCCCGCCACCTGCAGATGGGCCTGGGCGGCAGTCACCTGCGCCTGGCTGGCGCTCGCGCCCTGGTGCGCCATGCGTGCGTCTATGCGCAGCAGCTCCTGGCCTGCGCGCACGCGGTCACCGGCCTTGACGGGCAGCGCAACGATGGCGCCCGCCACCTGGGCCGACAGTTGGGTGTCGCGCACGGCCTCCACCTTGGCGTCGCTGCTCTGCCAGCCGGCCTGGGCCGACTGCACGGCAACATAGTCGAGAACAGCGGGCTCGGCGGCCCGCACGGGCGACAGACCCGCATGAGCGGCAAGCAAGAGAGGCAGCCAAAGGCGATGAGGCATGGGATGAGCTTTCTGATGGTTTCATTGATTATTTAACCAAGTAGCTAATTAGTCAATGATGTACCATGTGCAGGCATGAGCGCACACCGAATGGAGCGAAGTGATGAAGGAATTGCCCCCTGAAGCCCTGGATCAGGTCGCCGCCTATTTCCAGGTGCTGGCCGAGCCCACGCGTCTGCGCATCCTCAACCTGCTGCGCCAGGGCGAGCACAACGTGGGCGAACTGGCCCAGGCCTGTGGTTACACGGCGGCCAACATCTCAAGGCATTTGTCGTTGATGACCAAGCAGGGCATCGTCTCGCGCGAGGGACGCGGCACCAGCGTGTACTACCGCCTGACCGATGAGTCGGTCGACGCGCTGTGCGACCTGGTCTGCGGCAACATCGCGCGCCGACTCGAGCAGGCCGCGCAGACCAACAGCGCATTTCGTGAGCGCCTGTGAGTGACATCCCTCGGGTTCAGCATGTGCTGGGTTCGAAGGACTCCGCTTGGGCTCACCGTTGGCAAACTGAGCCGCGCAGAAGTCACGGGTCAAATACAGGGTGGGGCTTGACTGATCCGAAGACTCGATAGGGTTCGTCGGCAATGCCCGTCGGATATGCGATCAACAGCGGAACACGATGCCAATCATAGTTAACATAATATACAGAGGCGGTTTGCTTGATCGAGCAGGGCGGCGCGAATCTCGGGGTTCTTGACCCGTTCGGCTGCTTGGTCAAGCACCACGCTAGCAGGCGCAATGCCTAGCATCTGCGCTACACTAATTGAAGCACGTTCATCCAATGTTGAGCCTCGTTTTCTGTAGAGGCTGATTGTTGCTTGGGTGATTCCAAGTGCTTTTGCGACGGCATAGTCGCTAGCAAATCCGCGTTCGTTCTTGACGCGGTCAATCCATTCAAAAGCCTTCATGTTTGACTCTTCTGTTGCGTTGGCGATACGTTGCGCATGGTAGTTAAAGATTTAAAGACCTTCAAGTATTAGAGGGTATCAAATGCTTTGAGGTGTTTTGAGTACATTTCGGCTCATCAATAGGGAGTCGGCATGTCTCAAACACAAGTCATCTATCAGGGCGAGCGGTATACGGTGCGGCGCAAGGTCGGCAACGTGCTCGAACTTGCCTATGACACGGGCTCATTCTTCCGTCTGGTGCATGCCACCAGCGTAACCCCTTGTCCTGCCCTTGCGGTCGAAACGGCTGCATGTGGTTTGCCGACTCCAGCAGCCGCGCAGGGGCGGGACAACCGGGCCGCGTGGCTCTCTATTGCGGACTTTCTTGCCCTTGAAAATCTTCGTGGTGTCCTGCGTGACCGTGCGGCGCAAGCATGCGCCGGCATGGGCACGAGCTCCGCGAGGGCGCAGGCCGGCGCATGCTTGGGGGCCGCTCAAGTCCTCCCCCATGGTAATCACGGGGAGAACACCGAATGTTGAAAGTCGCTGCGCTGTTTGTTCGTTCTGACAGTCACTACAAAAAAATGGGTTGTGATTGTTACGACTTCGAACGTAATGCGTTGACCTGGCCGGGGGGTGTGCCTTCTGTAGCGCATCCGCCTTGCAGGGCATGGGGGCAGTTATCGCAGTTCGCGAAGCCTCGGGATGGTGAAAAAGAGCTTGCTCCGTGGGCGGTTGAGCAGGTTCGGCGGTTTGGCGGCGTCGTTGAACATCCCTATGCTTCCCGGTTGTGGGCAGTTATGGGCTGTGGTGGGTTCGGCCTGCGCGATCGCTGGGGCGGTGTGCTGATACCGGTTATGCAATCGTGGTGGGGCCACAGAGCGCCGAAAAAAACGGCGTTGTACATCGTGGGGCCAGTGCCTGCGCTACCTGACCCGGTGGGCGTCGCAACGGGTCGGGTTGAATTGATGGGTAAACGCGAGCGCGAAATGACCCCGTTTGAGTTTGCGCGTTTCCTCGTGGATATAGCACGTGAATCAAAAGGTTTTGGGGGTGCGGTATGACCCGTCCAGCAGGAACCCGGCTGAACAAGCATTCCAAAACCTGCGCGCTGGTGCTTGATGGGTCGGAAGTCAAAGCGCGGTTGATGATCGAGCGACGCGAAACCAAAATGCCGGTGCATGTGGATTGGGTGCGGTTCACGGCGCTGGTGCGTAATGCGCCGACACCTGAGGTCGATGTACTCTTTCCTGAACCCGTGGAGTTGCTGAGTCTTGCTGAACAGGACGAAAGTGAACGGCGAAAAAAGCGCCTGCGCAAAATGCTCGCGGAACTGCCTGACCCGCAATACGCGCCAGGCGGGCAAGCTCTGGAACTGGCGGAAAAAGTGGCGTCGATCCTTGGGGATGAATTCGTTGTCGTTTCTGAGCTTCGCAAGGGTCACGACTTCTATGCAAAGCGCATCAGTATCGAGCGTCACGGCTCTGAAGTGGGATGGGTCGGCTTCGGCGCAAGCGGCGATAGCCCACGGCAAAAAGCGCAATCGCAAACCCTGCATGTCAATCTTTACGGCACGGCGTGTACCTTTGCCAAGGCGGGATGGCGCGATGCCATTGCGGACCTGGTTGATGAGCTGGACGCCAAAATAACCCGCGTTGATCTGGCGTTGGACTTCTTCGATGGCCTCGCCGGTGGCATGCGTCGAATCAAAGCCGACTATGAGCATGGCTTGATGGATTGCGGCGGTAAGCGCCCCAAGTGCAACATGGTTGGCGACTGGTCAAACGGCCCAGTCGAGGGCAAGGGGCGTAGCTTCTATATCGGCTCCAAGGAAGCCGGAAAGCAAACGAACGTCTACGAAAAAGGGCATCAGCTTTTTGGCGAAAAAGATGCATCCGGCTGGATCAGGGCTGAATTGCGGTTTGGCAACAAACTTCGCGTTCTGCCGTCTGATCTCCTGCGTTACCCGGCATCAGGCTTTGCCGGTGCCAGCGACTGGCACGCGGCGCTGCTCAATGAGGCGGGCGCTACGGTTGACCCGTTCAAAGTGCCTTGTGAAAAGCGCTTGGCGGCGGAAACCATCGAAGCGGAAGTAACCCGTAATGTGCGATGGGTGCGTGACGTTGCGGGCGCGTCCCTGTCCCTGGCCTTTCAGTACTTGGGCGAAAACGCCTTTCTCGAAATTGTGAATCCAAAAGCGGTTCCGGGTCGTCTGCGTCGATTCAGCCGTGATGAGATTCGTTGTGCCTATGAAAAAGCGCATGGGCGTGTTTATCGGCCAGCGGGGACGGGTCAACCTTGCGTAACGGCTTAATCAACTGACCAAAAGAAGGAAGCATCATGCAATTTAAGTCCGAAGTCATCATTCACGGCATCAAGGAAAGCAAAGGCAGTATTGAGGGCCGGGAGTTTTCGAGTACGACATTCCATTGTGAAGTCGATCTCGCAGAAAACAGCGCGGGTCGCTCCATCGGTCGCGCAACCCGTCCCTTCAAATTGGGCGATGCTAAGGAATTCGACAAGTGGTCACACCTGGGCGATTCTCTGCCGATCAAGGCAATTGCCACGTTTGAAATGGCGGCGGCTGCGCAAGATGGCACGAAAATGGTGTTGGTCGATATTCGTCCGGTCGAAATGGCAAAGCCTGCGCAAAAGGCGGCGTAAAAATGCGCTACGTCATCCAAAGCGCATTTACGGGCGCATTCCTCGCGCCGAATCCCGATGATGGGCAACCCGAATGGGTCATGCTCCTGCGGGATGCTTGCGCGGTGGATGACTTGGAAACCTGCGCGCAATTGATCGAAGATCATTGCGACTCATACCATAAGGCGGTCGTCGTTGATTTGCGATGTTTATACAAAAACCCGCAAGTCGAATAATGGCGTGTGCAGCATATAGGCGTTGATGACGCCTATCTGATGCGTATGCATCATTTTCTCAACTACTTTTGGAGGTTCGAATATGAACACGAAAAACGCTCTGCGCTTTGGCGCTATCCCTGCCGGTCTGCTCGGTGCTTTCGGCGCTGCCAATGCTGCGGTTCCGCAGGAAATTACTGACGCCATCAGCACCATGCAGGCTGACGGCGTGACGGTGGCAACTGCCTTTGTGGTTGCGGCTATCGCCGTTGCAGCAATCAAGTTCCTGCGCTCGGCAAAGTGAGCTATCAGGTCGGCGCAACCTGCTATGGCAGCGCAGTAGATGCGCTGTCTGCTGTCGCCTCGTCGCAAGTCGGGGCGGTCGTCGTGCATGGTGGCGCGGCCTACGTGGTGGGAGTTCAGGCTGTCGGGCCTGACTCCATCACGTATAGCCTGCAACCCGTCGCCGGGGGGC
Protein-coding regions in this window:
- a CDS encoding TolC family protein translates to MTKTIAARACPTSAKAIFGLKLAAALLLAPMAPAAHATDLLQAWQAAERHDRELAVARAAHGAAEPQRRQADALWRPTLGMTTAAGWGHGESQMRGAQFSAPGMGTNNGVDFGTSVNGGTATRIALQASQPLYDPERRAQQQQLHLQADMGELQWQAAQQAAMLRTAGQYLDLALAQESLRLLDGQLDAVRRAATEAQDRFDLGAAPITAVHEARAQEAQLDARRLAAQAELDIQRRRLADSTGLPDAGLVAHIPQVMQPTAQALALWQEQAAAGNPGIRLQQLAADLARAEADKHRASAAPRLELVAQAAQERLSGSGDYGSGARNKDRRALLGVQLTVPLYTGGYRSAKEDESLARWNEAQARLDATREQVARQVHATWLGLRSGEQQVQALQQALQASRARQDATRTGYEVGHRTLLDLLGADNDLAATQLALAQAMSRLLLAELQLAQLAGRLDEAALRRASQSAPGDN
- a CDS encoding efflux RND transporter permease subunit; the encoded protein is MGAPKHSMGISGRIAQAFQAAQITPLLALVALLLGVFAVLVTPREEEPQIDVTMANVIVPFPGASAQDVEQMIATPAEQVLSQMLGVEHVMSVSRPGVAALTVQFKVGVQRNDALVRLHDTLRSNADWLPRGLGALEPIIRPKGIDDVPVVTLTLYSQDADQGAFALERVAHSMEAELMRVPGTRTVTTIGGPGRAVRVQLDAARMAGRGVTVDMLRQALQSANMGLPVGELLSANQSVAVEAGPFLAHAQEVADIVVTSHGGKPVFLRDVASVEDGPPPATRYVWHAQVKDGQAEEYPAVTLAVTKKAGANAIDVARAVMQRVDELKGTVIPADVRVAETRDYGATANDKAQKLIQKLLFATASVVALVFVALGRREALIVGVAVGLTLTATLFASWAWGFTLNRVSLFALIFSIGILVDDAIVVVENIHRHQALHPEKTLLQLIPGAVDEVGGPTILATFTVIAALLPMAFVSGLMGPYMAPIPINASMGMLLSLAVAFTVTPWLARLWMKGHGGQAQEHTGLAAKLAPLFTRIFRPLLDDQRGARHRALLGLAVAGLIGVSLVLPVLGWVQLKMLPFDNKSEFQVIVDMPAGTPPERTAAVLRELGAHLATVPEVTDYQAYAGTAGPINFNGLVRQYDLRSGGEVGDIQVNLKDKHERKDQSHAIAMRERPALQDIGRRLGANVKVVEVPPGPPVLSPIVAEIYGPDADGRRKVARDVREALQKTAGIVDLDDSAIADAPRKLVLVDRRKAALMGVPQATITTALHAGLSGENVTWLRDASKYPTPVLLQLPAEQHGSLDQLLQLPVRTATGATVAIRELVTVTDSLREQPIFHKDLLPVNLVVADMAGRVDSPLYGMFAARSAIADITAPDGGKVEEYFVSLPSDPYRGYSLKWDGEWQITYETFRDMGAAYGVGLVLIYLLVVAHFGSYLTPLIIMAPIPLTIIGVMPGHALLGAQYTATSMIGMIALAGIIVRNSILLVDFIRLQVQAGMDFKEAIVQSAITRAQPIMLTGLAAMLGAFFILDDPIFNGLAISLIFGIAVSTLLTLVVIPILYFVAYRHRVDVVRGQGLAQ
- a CDS encoding efflux RND transporter periplasmic adaptor subunit encodes the protein MPHRLWLPLLLAAHAGLSPVRAAEPAVLDYVAVQSAQAGWQSSDAKVEAVRDTQLSAQVAGAIVALPVKAGDRVRAGQELLRIDARMAHQGASASQAQVTAAQAHLQVAGKEYERQRQLFAKRYISQAALDAAEAQWRAAQAQVQALQAQAGVAATQSGLFVLKAPYAGVVASVPVALGDMAMPGRPLLSVYDPAQLRVAAALTQQQAQQLGQAAGVQVELAGQRLDIAAAQIQVLPTADPLSHTVTVRVPLPNNMPENLAGALPGAFARLWWQGGAQDAGQRLLVPASAVVRRAEMTGVYVRGANGRPQLRQVRLGQPQGEMVEVLSGLAAGDQVAQSPQAAARVR
- a CDS encoding metalloregulator ArsR/SmtB family transcription factor, with the protein product MKELPPEALDQVAAYFQVLAEPTRLRILNLLRQGEHNVGELAQACGYTAANISRHLSLMTKQGIVSREGRGTSVYYRLTDESVDALCDLVCGNIARRLEQAAQTNSAFRERL
- a CDS encoding replication initiation factor domain-containing protein, which encodes MTRPAGTRLNKHSKTCALVLDGSEVKARLMIERRETKMPVHVDWVRFTALVRNAPTPEVDVLFPEPVELLSLAEQDESERRKKRLRKMLAELPDPQYAPGGQALELAEKVASILGDEFVVVSELRKGHDFYAKRISIERHGSEVGWVGFGASGDSPRQKAQSQTLHVNLYGTACTFAKAGWRDAIADLVDELDAKITRVDLALDFFDGLAGGMRRIKADYEHGLMDCGGKRPKCNMVGDWSNGPVEGKGRSFYIGSKEAGKQTNVYEKGHQLFGEKDASGWIRAELRFGNKLRVLPSDLLRYPASGFAGASDWHAALLNEAGATVDPFKVPCEKRLAAETIEAEVTRNVRWVRDVAGASLSLAFQYLGENAFLEIVNPKAVPGRLRRFSRDEIRCAYEKAHGRVYRPAGTGQPCVTA
- a CDS encoding major capsid protein — its product is MNTKNALRFGAIPAGLLGAFGAANAAVPQEITDAISTMQADGVTVATAFVVAAIAVAAIKFLRSAK